The following proteins are encoded in a genomic region of Streptococcus gwangjuense:
- the infB gene encoding translation initiation factor IF-2: protein MSKKRLYEIAKELGKESKEVVARAKELGLDVKSHSSSVEEAVAAKIAASFKSAAAPKAEAKPAAPKASAEKKAEKSEPAKPAVAKEDAKTAEPVAPKTEKVAAKPQSRNFKAEREARAKEQAERRKQNKGNNRDQQQNGNRQKNDGRNGGKPGQGNRDNRRFNDQAKKQQGQQNRGNERRQQEDKRPNQAAPRIDFKARAAALKAEQNAEYARSSEERFKQTQAAKEALAQANKRKEPEEIFEEAAKLAEQAQQVQAVVEIAPVKKEAAVDTRRKKQARPDKERDDYDREEDGPRKQQKNRSSQNQVRNQRNSNWNNNKKNKKGNNKNNRNQTPKPVTERKFHELPTEFEYTDGMTVAEIAKRIKREPAEIVKKLFMMGVMATQNQSLDGETIELLMVDYGIEAKQKVEVDNADIERFFVEDGYLNEDELVERPPVVTIMGHVDHGKTTLLDTLRNSRVATGEAGGITQHIGAYQIVENGKKITFLDTPGHAAFTSMRARGASVTDITILVVAADDGVMPQTIEAINHSKAANVPIIVAINKIDKPGANPERVIGELAEHGVMSTAWGGDSEFVEISAKFNQNIEELLETVLLVAEIQELKADPTVRAIGTVIEARLDKGKGAVATLLVQQGTLNVQDPIVVGNTFGRVRAMTNDLGRRVKVAGPSTPVSITGLNEAPMAGDHFAVYEDEKSARAAGEERAKRALMKQRQATQRVSLENLFDTLKAGELKSVNVIIKADVQGSVEALSASLQKIDVEGVKVTIVHSAVGAINESDVTLAEASNAFIVGFNVRPTPQARQQAEADDVEIRLHSIIYKVIEEMEEAMKGMLDPEFEEKVIGEAVIRETFKVSKVGTIGGFMVINGKVTRDSKVRVIRDGVVIYDGELASLKHYKDDVKEVTNGREGGLMIDGYNDIKMDDVIEAYVMEEIKR from the coding sequence TTGTCTAAGAAAAGATTGTACGAAATCGCAAAAGAACTTGGAAAAGAAAGTAAAGAAGTTGTAGCGCGTGCAAAAGAGTTGGGCTTGGATGTGAAAAGCCACTCATCAAGTGTGGAAGAAGCTGTCGCTGCAAAAATCGCTGCCAGCTTTAAGTCCGCAGCTGCTCCGAAAGCAGAAGCAAAACCTGCAGCACCAAAAGCAAGTGCAGAAAAGAAAGCCGAAAAATCTGAGCCAGCTAAACCAGCTGTAGCCAAGGAAGACGCAAAAACGGCTGAGCCAGTTGCTCCGAAGACAGAAAAAGTAGCAGCTAAGCCGCAAAGTCGCAATTTCAAGGCTGAGCGTGAAGCTCGTGCCAAAGAGCAGGCAGAACGACGCAAGCAAAATAAGGGCAATAACCGTGACCAACAACAAAACGGAAACCGTCAGAAAAATGACGGCCGTAATGGTGGTAAACCTGGTCAAGGCAACCGCGACAATCGTCGCTTTAATGACCAAGCTAAGAAACAGCAAGGTCAGCAAAATCGTGGAAATGAGCGCCGTCAACAAGAGGACAAACGTCCAAATCAAGCGGCTCCACGTATTGACTTTAAAGCCCGTGCAGCTGCCCTAAAAGCAGAGCAAAATGCAGAATATGCCCGTTCAAGTGAGGAACGTTTCAAGCAGACTCAGGCTGCCAAAGAAGCCTTGGCCCAAGCTAACAAACGCAAGGAGCCAGAGGAAATCTTTGAAGAAGCTGCTAAGTTAGCTGAACAAGCGCAACAAGTTCAAGCAGTGGTTGAAATAGCTCCTGTGAAAAAAGAAGCTGCAGTGGATACACGTCGTAAGAAGCAAGCCCGACCAGACAAAGAACGCGACGATTACGATCGCGAAGAAGATGGTCCTAGAAAACAACAAAAGAATCGAAGTAGTCAAAATCAAGTGAGAAATCAAAGAAATAGTAACTGGAATAACAATAAGAAGAACAAAAAAGGCAATAACAAGAACAACCGTAATCAGACTCCAAAACCTGTTACAGAACGTAAATTCCATGAATTGCCAACAGAATTTGAATATACAGATGGTATGACCGTTGCGGAAATCGCAAAACGTATCAAACGTGAACCAGCTGAAATCGTTAAGAAACTCTTTATGATGGGTGTCATGGCCACACAAAACCAATCTTTGGATGGGGAAACAATTGAGCTCCTCATGGTGGATTATGGTATCGAAGCCAAACAAAAGGTTGAAGTGGATAATGCCGACATCGAACGTTTCTTTGTTGAAGATGGTTATCTCAATGAAGATGAATTGGTTGAGCGTCCACCAGTTGTAACTATCATGGGACACGTTGACCACGGTAAAACAACACTCCTAGATACCCTTCGTAACTCTCGTGTTGCGACAGGTGAAGCAGGTGGTATCACTCAGCATATCGGTGCCTACCAAATCGTTGAAAATGGCAAGAAGATTACCTTCCTTGATACACCAGGACACGCGGCCTTTACATCTATGCGTGCGCGTGGTGCTTCTGTTACCGATATTACTATCTTGGTCGTAGCGGCAGATGACGGGGTTATGCCTCAGACTATCGAAGCCATTAACCACTCAAAAGCGGCCAACGTTCCAATTATCGTAGCTATCAACAAGATTGATAAACCAGGTGCCAACCCAGAACGCGTTATCGGTGAATTGGCAGAGCATGGAGTTATGTCAACCGCTTGGGGTGGAGATTCTGAATTTGTTGAAATCTCGGCTAAATTCAACCAAAACATCGAAGAATTGTTGGAAACAGTCCTTCTTGTGGCTGAAATCCAAGAACTCAAGGCAGATCCAACAGTGCGTGCGATCGGTACAGTTATCGAAGCTCGCTTGGATAAAGGAAAAGGTGCGGTCGCAACCCTTCTTGTTCAACAAGGTACCTTGAATGTTCAAGACCCAATCGTTGTCGGAAATACCTTCGGTCGTGTTCGTGCTATGACCAATGACCTTGGTCGTCGTGTTAAGGTTGCAGGCCCATCAACACCAGTTTCTATCACAGGTTTGAACGAAGCGCCAATGGCGGGTGATCACTTTGCCGTTTACGAGGATGAAAAATCTGCGCGTGCAGCAGGTGAAGAGCGTGCTAAACGTGCCCTTATGAAACAACGTCAAGCTACCCAACGTGTCAGCCTTGAAAACCTCTTTGATACCCTTAAAGCTGGTGAACTCAAATCAGTTAACGTTATCATCAAGGCCGACGTACAAGGTTCTGTTGAAGCCCTTTCTGCCTCACTTCAGAAAATCGATGTGGAAGGTGTTAAAGTGACCATCGTTCACTCAGCGGTCGGTGCGATCAACGAATCAGACGTGACTCTTGCGGAAGCTTCAAATGCCTTTATCGTTGGTTTCAACGTACGCCCTACACCGCAAGCTCGTCAACAAGCAGAAGCTGACGATGTGGAAATCCGTCTCCACAGCATTATCTACAAGGTTATCGAAGAGATGGAAGAAGCCATGAAAGGGATGCTTGATCCTGAATTCGAAGAAAAAGTTATCGGTGAAGCAGTTATCCGTGAAACCTTCAAGGTGTCTAAAGTGGGAACTATCGGTGGATTCATGGTTATCAACGGTAAGGTTACCCGTGACTCTAAAGTCCGTGTTATCCGTGACGGTGTCGTTATCTATGATGGTGAACTTGCAAGCTTGAAACACTACAAAGACGACGTGAAAGAAGTTACAAACGGTCGTGAAGGTGGATTGATGATTGATGGTTACAATGATATCAAGATGGATGATGTGATTGAGGCCTATGTCATGGAAGAAATCAAACGTTAA
- a CDS encoding YlxQ-related RNA-binding protein — protein sequence MNKQKISNLLGLAQRAGRIISGEELVVKAIQDGKAKLVFLAHDAGPNLTKKIQDKSHYYQVEIVTVFSTLELSIAVGKSRKVLAVTDAGFTKKMRSLME from the coding sequence TTGAATAAGCAAAAGATAAGTAATCTCTTGGGACTGGCTCAGCGAGCAGGGCGAATCATATCGGGTGAAGAATTGGTCGTCAAGGCCATTCAAGACGGCAAGGCCAAGTTGGTCTTTCTAGCCCATGATGCTGGACCCAATCTGACCAAGAAGATTCAAGATAAAAGTCATTATTATCAAGTAGAAATTGTAACCGTGTTTTCAACACTGGAATTAAGCATAGCAGTCGGGAAATCGAGAAAGGTTTTGGCTGTAACAGATGCTGGATTTACAAAGAAAATGAGGTCTCTTATGGAATAG
- the rnpM gene encoding RNase P modulator RnpM — MKTRKIPLRKSVVSNEVIDKRDLLRIVKNKEGQVFIDPTGKANGRGAYIKLDNAEALEAKKKKVFNRSFNMEVEESFYDELVAYVDHKVKRRELGLE; from the coding sequence ATGAAAACGAGAAAAATCCCTTTGCGCAAGTCTGTTGTGTCCAATGAAGTGATTGATAAGCGTGATTTGCTCCGCATTGTCAAAAATAAGGAAGGACAAGTCTTTATCGATCCGACAGGCAAGGCCAATGGCCGTGGCGCTTATATCAAGCTAGACAATGCAGAAGCCTTAGAGGCGAAAAAGAAGAAGGTCTTTAACCGCAGCTTTAACATGGAAGTGGAAGAAAGCTTTTATGATGAGTTGGTCGCTTATGTGGATCACAAAGTGAAAAGAAGAGAGTTAGGACTTGAATAA
- the nusA gene encoding transcription termination factor NusA produces the protein MSKEMLEAFRILEEDKGIKKEDIIDAVVESLRSAYRRRYGQSDSVAIDFNEKTGDFTVYTVREVVDEVFDSRLEISLKDALAINSAYELGDKIKFEEAPAEFGRVAAQSAKQTIMEKMRKQTRAITYNTYKEHEQEIMSGTVERFDNRFIYVNLGSIEAQLSKQDQIPGEVFASHDRIEVYVYKVEDNPRGVNVFVSRSHPEMIKRLMEQEIPEVYDGTVEIMSVAREAGDRTKVAVRSHNPNVDAIGTIVGRGGANIKKITSKFHPARYDAKSDRMVPIEENIDVIEWVADPAEFIYNAIAPAEVDQVIFDENDSKRALVVVPDNKLSLAIGRRGQNVRLAAHLTGYRIDIKSASEFEAMEEAGSVDLEAENDSVEE, from the coding sequence ATGAGTAAAGAAATGCTAGAGGCCTTCCGCATTTTGGAAGAAGACAAGGGAATCAAAAAAGAAGATATCATCGACGCAGTAGTAGAGTCGCTTCGTTCCGCTTATCGCAGACGCTATGGTCAATCAGACAGCGTAGCTATTGACTTTAACGAAAAAACAGGTGACTTTACAGTTTATACTGTCCGTGAAGTGGTTGATGAAGTATTTGATAGCCGTTTGGAAATCAGCTTGAAAGATGCTCTTGCCATTAATTCAGCCTATGAGCTTGGCGACAAAATCAAGTTTGAAGAAGCACCTGCCGAGTTTGGTCGTGTAGCAGCCCAATCTGCCAAACAAACCATCATGGAAAAAATGCGCAAGCAAACACGTGCCATCACTTACAATACTTACAAAGAACATGAGCAAGAAATCATGTCTGGTACAGTAGAACGCTTTGACAACCGCTTTATCTATGTCAACCTTGGCAGCATTGAAGCCCAATTGTCAAAACAAGACCAAATCCCTGGGGAAGTTTTTGCTTCTCATGATCGTATCGAAGTTTATGTTTACAAGGTTGAAGATAACCCTCGTGGTGTCAACGTCTTTGTTAGCCGTAGCCATCCAGAAATGATCAAACGTTTGATGGAGCAAGAAATTCCTGAAGTTTATGATGGAACTGTTGAAATCATGAGCGTGGCTCGTGAAGCAGGTGACCGTACTAAGGTTGCTGTTCGTAGCCATAATCCAAACGTGGACGCTATCGGTACAATCGTTGGACGTGGTGGAGCTAACATCAAGAAAATCACTAGCAAATTCCACCCAGCTCGCTATGATGCTAAGAGCGACCGTATGGTACCAATCGAAGAAAATATCGACGTTATCGAGTGGGTAGCAGATCCAGCTGAATTTATCTACAATGCCATTGCTCCTGCTGAGGTTGACCAAGTTATCTTTGACGAAAACGACAGCAAACGTGCCTTGGTGGTTGTACCAGATAACAAGCTTTCTCTTGCCATCGGTCGTCGTGGACAAAACGTTCGCTTGGCAGCTCACTTGACTGGTTACCGTATCGATATCAAGTCTGCTAGCGAATTTGAAGCCATGGAAGAAGCTGGTTCGGTAGATTTGGAAGCAGAAAACGATTCTGTAGAAGAATAA
- the rimP gene encoding ribosome maturation factor RimP has translation MDAIATIVELVREVVEPVIQAPFELVDIEYGKIGSDMILSIFVDKPEGITLNDTADLTEIISPVLDTIKPDPFPEQYFLEITSPGLERPLKTKDAVAGAVGKYIHVGLYQAIDKQKVFEGTLLAFEEDELTMEYMDKTRKKTVQIPYSLVSKARLAVKL, from the coding sequence GTGGACGCAATCGCAACAATCGTAGAATTAGTCAGAGAAGTTGTAGAACCTGTCATCCAAGCACCTTTCGAACTCGTGGATATCGAGTATGGAAAGATTGGCAGTGACATGATTCTCAGTATTTTTGTAGATAAACCTGAAGGAATTACCTTGAACGACACGGCAGACTTGACAGAAATTATCAGTCCTGTCTTAGACACCATCAAGCCAGATCCCTTCCCAGAACAATATTTCCTAGAAATCACCAGTCCAGGCTTGGAACGTCCTTTGAAAACCAAGGATGCTGTCGCTGGAGCGGTTGGGAAATACATTCATGTCGGGCTCTACCAAGCCATCGATAAGCAAAAGGTCTTTGAAGGAACCTTGTTGGCCTTTGAAGAGGACGAGTTGACCATGGAATATATGGACAAGACGCGTAAGAAAACCGTCCAAATTCCATACAGTTTAGTATCAAAAGCACGTTTAGCAGTTAAATTATAG